The Rudaeicoccus suwonensis sequence TGCTGGGCTCGGTCGGTGTTCAGCACCAGCAGGCTGATCAGGCCGCCGGCGAGCAGCACGACGCACAGCAACACGAAACCCACACCGCGATGCTCCGGCGCTTCCGCCGTCGGCACGGCGTGCAGCCGGGGTCGGGTTGCGGCGACGGGTGCCGGGCGTGCCGGCAGTCGGACCGGGCGGGCGGTGCGCGCGGAGGCCGTCATCTGGCTCATCGGTTCGATCCCTTCGTGGAACGGATACGTTCGGCAACACGCAGCCGCGCTGAGGCTGCGCGCGGATTGGTCTCGATCTCGTCGTCATCGGGTTGTTCGGCGCCGCGGGTGATCAACCGCAGGTATGGCGCGTGCTCCGGCAGTTCCACCGGCAGTCCGGGAGGCGCGGTGCTGGTGGCGCCGGCGTGCAGCGTCTGCTTGGTGATGCGGTCCTCCAGTGAGTGGTACGACAACACCGCAACGCGTCCACCGACCGCGAGCGCGTCGATCGCACGCGGGAGGGCCTCGCGCCATACCTGCAGTTCGGCGTTGACCTCGATCCGCAGGGCCTGGAAGGTGCGCTTGCCCGGGTGGCCGCCGGTGCGTTGTGAGGCCGCTGGAATCGCCTCACGCAGGAGTTCGACCAGCCGCCCGGAGTTGGTGAACGGCTCGGCCCAGCGCTCACTGACGATCGCACCGGCGATCCGCCGGGCGAAGCGCTCCTCACCGAACTCGCGCAGGATGCGTTCGAGCTGGTCCTGCGGATAGGTGTTGAGGACGTCCGCTGCCGTCCGTCCGGCGCTCTGGTCCATGCGCATGTCCAGGGGCGCGTCGACGCTGTAGGCGAAGCCGCGGTCGGTTTCGTCCAGTTGCAGCGAGGAGACACCGAGGTCGAACAACACCCCGTCGACCTGGCCCACCCCGAGTGCGGCCAGGTCGTCGAAGGCTTCGTCATACACGGCGTGCACCGGACGAAACCGGTCGCCGTATGACGACAGCCGCTCCCCCGCCAGCGCCAAGGCTTCGGTGTCGCGGTCGACGCCGTAGACGGTCACGCCGCCGAATGCCGCCAGGATCGCCTCGGTGTGTCCGCCCATGCCGAGGGTTCCGTCGACGAAGACGGCGCCGTCACGCTGGAGCGCGGGAGTGAGAAGTTCGGTGATGCGGTCGCGCAGCACCGGTGCGTGCCGGTCGGCGGCGGCCCCGCGGTCGGGGCTCATCGGCCGGGACGGATCTGCGGGGTGGCCATGGTGGGTCCGGTGATTCCTGGTGGAGTTCTGGTCCTTGGTCCCCAGCCGCTCCGCCCGCCTGAGGAACTCGCTCCGACACCGGGGAAGGTGTGTCGGCGTGAGCTCGCTGGAGAGCGGTTGGAGG is a genomic window containing:
- the rsmH gene encoding 16S rRNA (cytosine(1402)-N(4))-methyltransferase RsmH codes for the protein MSPDRGAAADRHAPVLRDRITELLTPALQRDGAVFVDGTLGMGGHTEAILAAFGGVTVYGVDRDTEALALAGERLSSYGDRFRPVHAVYDEAFDDLAALGVGQVDGVLFDLGVSSLQLDETDRGFAYSVDAPLDMRMDQSAGRTAADVLNTYPQDQLERILREFGEERFARRIAGAIVSERWAEPFTNSGRLVELLREAIPAASQRTGGHPGKRTFQALRIEVNAELQVWREALPRAIDALAVGGRVAVLSYHSLEDRITKQTLHAGATSTAPPGLPVELPEHAPYLRLITRGAEQPDDDEIETNPRAASARLRVAERIRSTKGSNR